One stretch of Excalfactoria chinensis isolate bCotChi1 chromosome 2, bCotChi1.hap2, whole genome shotgun sequence DNA includes these proteins:
- the LOC140248395 gene encoding feather keratin 1-like — MSCYDLCRPCGPTPLANSCNEPCVRQCQDSQVVIQPSTVLVTLPGPILSSFPQNTAVGSSSSAAVGSALSAQGVSISSGGFGFGGLGCFNGGRARYPC, encoded by the coding sequence atGTCCTGCTACGACCTCTGCCGCCCCTGCGGACCCACCCCGCTGGCTAACAGCTGCAAcgagccctgtgtcaggcagtgccaggactcccaAGTCGTCATCCAGCCTTCCACCGTGCTGGTCACCCTGCcgggacccatcctcagctccttcccccagaacACCGCCGTCGGATCCTCCTCATCAGCTGCCGTGGGCAGCGCCCTCAGCGCCCAGGGAGTGTCCATCTCCTCCGGCGGCTTCGGCTTCGGAGGCCTGGGCTGCTTCAACGGCGGGAGAGCCCGCTACCCCTGCTAA